CCCGGGGCGACGGCGTCGACGGTCAACTCGACCCGCTGCGCCTCCTCCAGGCCGCTCCGCTCCCCGCTCACCGGCGCTCCCCGACCGTCGGGCCGCTCTCGCCGGGCGGTGCCGAGACCACCGGCGGCACGGTCGGCGGCAGGGTGCTGCGCGGCGCGACCCGGGGGCCGCGCGCCGGTCCCCGGGTCAGCGTCGCGTCGAGGCGGTCCAGGTTCTTGCTGGCTGTCGAGGCGAGCTGCCACGGGACGCTGGTCACCATCACGCCCGGTTCGAACAGCAGCCGCCCCTTGAGCCGCAGCGCACTCTGGTTGTGCAGCAGGTTCTCCCACCAGCGGCCCACCACGTACTCCGGGATGAAGACCGTGACCACGTCGCGGGGCGACTCCCGACGGGTGGAGGCGACGAAGTTGAGGATCGGCCGGGTGATCTCTCGGTACGGGGAGTCGACCACGGTCAGCGGCACGGGCAGCTCCCGCCGCTCCCACTCCTCCTGGAGCTGCCGGGTGTCCTTCTCGTCCACGTTCACGGTCACCGCGGTCAGCGTGTCCGGCCGGGTCGCCCGGGCGTACGCGACGGCCCGCAGGGTCGGCTGGTGCAGCTTGCTGACCAGGACGATGGCGTGGTTGCGGGCGGGCAGCACGCCGCGCGCCTCGGTCGGCTCCAGCTCGGCGGCGACCCGGTCGTAGTGCCGGCGGATGCCCAGCATCAGCAGATAGATCACCGCCATCGCGGCGATCGCGATCCACGCCCCGAGCAGGAACTTGGTGATCAGCACGATGACCAGCACGATGCCGGTGAGGACCATGCCGAAGCCGTTGATCGCCCGGGACCGGACCATGCGCGCCCGCGCCGCCGGATCCCGCTCGGTACGCAGGTGCCGGTTCCAGTGCCGGATCATGCCGGCCTGGGAGAGCGTGAACGAGACGAACACCCCGACGATGTAGAGCTGGATCAGCCGGGTCACCTCGGCCTGGAAGCCGACGATCAGCACGATCGCGGAGATCGCCAGGAAGACGATGCCGTTGGAGAAGGCCAGCCGGTCGCCCCGAGTGTGCAGCTGCCGGGGCAGGTAGCGGTCCTGCGCGAGGATCGAGCCGAGCACGGGGAAGCCGTTGAAGGCGGTGTTCGCGGCCAGGAAGAGGATCAGCGCGGTCATCCCGGCGACCACGTAGAGCAGCACCGAGCCGTTGCCGAAGACCGTCTCACCGAGCTGCGTGGTGACGGTCTTCTGCACGTACCCGTCGGGGCCCGAGATGATCTGCGACGGGTCCTCGACGAACTGGAGGCCGGTGAGCCGGGCCAGCCAGATGATGCCGACCAGCATGGTCACCGCGACCGTGCCGAGCAACAGCAGGGTGGTCGCCGCGTTCTTCGACTTGGGCGCCTTGAACGCGGGCACCCCGTTGGAGATGGCCTCCACGCCGGTGAGCGCGGCGCAGCCCGAGGAGAAGGTCCGCAGCAGCAGGAAGACCAGCGCGAAGCCGGCCACGCTGTGCTCGGGGCGGATCTCCAGCCCGGCGCTGGGGGCGCGCAGGTCGTGGCCGAGCACGAAGATCCGGATCAGCCCGGTCAGCACCATGCCGATGATCACGATCATGAAGCCGTACGTCGGGATGGCGAAGGCGGTGCCCGACTCGCGCAGGCCGCGCAGGTTCATCGCGGTCAGCACCGCCACCGCGGCGACCGCGATCAGCACCTTGTGGGTGGCCACGAAGGGCACCACCGAGCCGAGGTTCGCCACCCCCGAGGAGACCGACACGGCGACGGTCAGCACGTAGTCGACCAGCAGCGCGCTGCCGACCGCGAGGCCGGCCCGGGGTCCGAGGTTGACCGTGGCCACCTCGTAGTCGCCGCCGCCGGAGGGGTACGCGTGCACGTTCTGCCGGTAGCTGGCCACCACGGTGAGCATCACCACGACGACCGCGAGCGCGATCCACGGCGAGAACAGGAACGCCGACGCACCCGCGATGGAGAGCGTCAGCAGGATCTCGTCGGGCGCGTACGCGACGCTGGAGAGGGCGTCGGAGGCGAACACCGGCAGCGCGATGCGCTTGGGCAGGAGGGTGTGCTGGAGCCGGTCGGACCGGAACGGTCGACCGACAAGGAGTCGCTTCAGCAGCGAGGTGGGACTGGCCACAAGCGCTAAGGGTACGACCACCCGACCCGCTCCGGCGGGGGGTGCCTGATCACCTTCGCGGACGCCCGCGCGGTACGGTC
This genomic interval from Micromonospora sp. CCTCC AA 2012012 contains the following:
- a CDS encoding APC family permease, with translation MASPTSLLKRLLVGRPFRSDRLQHTLLPKRIALPVFASDALSSVAYAPDEILLTLSIAGASAFLFSPWIALAVVVVMLTVVASYRQNVHAYPSGGGDYEVATVNLGPRAGLAVGSALLVDYVLTVAVSVSSGVANLGSVVPFVATHKVLIAVAAVAVLTAMNLRGLRESGTAFAIPTYGFMIVIIGMVLTGLIRIFVLGHDLRAPSAGLEIRPEHSVAGFALVFLLLRTFSSGCAALTGVEAISNGVPAFKAPKSKNAATTLLLLGTVAVTMLVGIIWLARLTGLQFVEDPSQIISGPDGYVQKTVTTQLGETVFGNGSVLLYVVAGMTALILFLAANTAFNGFPVLGSILAQDRYLPRQLHTRGDRLAFSNGIVFLAISAIVLIVGFQAEVTRLIQLYIVGVFVSFTLSQAGMIRHWNRHLRTERDPAARARMVRSRAINGFGMVLTGIVLVIVLITKFLLGAWIAIAAMAVIYLLMLGIRRHYDRVAAELEPTEARGVLPARNHAIVLVSKLHQPTLRAVAYARATRPDTLTAVTVNVDEKDTRQLQEEWERRELPVPLTVVDSPYREITRPILNFVASTRRESPRDVVTVFIPEYVVGRWWENLLHNQSALRLKGRLLFEPGVMVTSVPWQLASTASKNLDRLDATLTRGPARGPRVAPRSTLPPTVPPVVSAPPGESGPTVGERR